The stretch of DNA CGCGAAGCAGCTCCCCGCCGACGCGATGCGCGTCGTGCGGTCCACCGTGAAGCGGCCGGCGTGCTGCGGGTCGACGAAACCGGCGGAGCGGTCTGCGAGCGCGCGCGACCAGATCTGAAAATCGGGCAAGCCGGCATAGGGAAACTTCACGGCAGAGCAGCCTCCATGGCGATGGAGTGGTATTGGCGCAAGATCGGTCGCGCGCCCGCGTGACCGACGTGTACCCCGTCGAGCAGCAGCCCGGCCTTGGCGACGTTGCGCTCGGTCATCTCATTCCAGGTGTCGATGAAGCGCATGTTCGCTTCCTCGCAAAAACGGCGCAGCGTCGCGTTGATCGCCAGGTGCACCGCATAGCGCGTGCGCGCGCGCGACGTCACGCCGGTCAGGCGGGCATACTCGTCGTCGTCGCGGGTCGGCGGCGGAAGGCTCGAGACGGCCAGCCGCGGGATGCCGAAATCACGCAGGCCGACCAGCATGCGGAAGAGCTGCCCCATCTGCTCGACGATCCGCTCGTCGAGATCGGCGGCCGGCAAGATGCGCGGCGCCTCGGCGGGCGGCAGCAGCGAGAGGTCCGCGTCGAACGAGAGCAGCGGGTCGGCGTCGAGCGGGATCGAGGCGATGATCTCGCGCGCATCGATCTCGCCGACGGTGAACAACACGTAGGTATGGTCGGCGATCCAGCTTGGGGTGAAGAAGGAGTCGCCGAGGCGCACCGTCAGCAGCTCGCCGGTATACCCGTGCGGGAGCAGTCGCAGCATGTGAAACGCCGCGAGCGCTGCGACGATCCCGGGATGAAACTCGCCTTCCGGGCTCAAGGACGACTTCGCGGAGAGCCCCTGCACGCAATAGGCCTCGCTGACCGCCAGCGGTTCGCCGGTCGTCTCGTCGCGCAACACCAGCGCGTTCAAGGGGCCGCTGTGGCTGTCGCCGATCACGAAGAGGGGGCGCACGTAGGTGTCGGCCATCGGCGATCAGTTCATCGGCGGCGGTCCGTCGAGCCTCCCCTGGCGGCTCAGCCGAACGAGACCCCGTAGAGGATCACACCGAGCTGGCGCGCGTCGGAGCTCAAGCCGAGCTTCGAAGGGACGAACGTCGCGTCGGGGAGCAGCTTGACGCCGACGCTCTTGCCGCGCGCGCTTCCGGGAACGGAAAACGTCAGCGTCTGGCGCCCGACCGGGAGCCCGTGCTTCGACTGCGTGGTGCCGCTTCCGAGTTGGAGCGTGACGCCTTGTTCGCCCGGCTTGTAGAACGCGGCCGGCACGTCGATCTCGACCCGCAGCGTGCGCGCCGTGCGCGGCACGTCGACGCCGAACGTCGCCTGCTGCGCGGTCCAGTGGTCGGGGTAGACGCCTTTCACCGCGGATCCCGGCGCGACGCCGGCCGGCCGGTACTCGGACGGAAGCGATGCGGGGGACGGCCCGGTGTTCGCGTCGTTGCGCTGCGCGCAGCCGGCGAGCGCGCACAGCGAGAGGAACGCGGCGAAGGCGCGCGCTCGAAGACGATGCGGGGACACTGGCATCGGCGCCCTCTTGTCTGCTCTGCGAAACGGACCCTGCAACGCGCGTTACGCGACGCGAAAGGCGGCGCGCGACTTGATGAGATCGTGCGCGACGTAGACCGCCATGACGGCGAACACGGTGACGTGTCCGGCCAGCACGTCTTGCACGATCTGCACCACGGAGCCGTGGCGCATCAGCACCGCGGTGATCTCCGCGGCGGCCGCGACCAGCAGGTACGGCACGAAACCGAAGCGGTGGCGCGCGATCGCGTACGTCGAGAGCAGGCTCGCCAGCGACAGCCCGCCGGCGGCGAGCGCGTACGGGAAGACGATCGCGGCGGCGCCGGTGAAGCGCGGCCCGGCCAGGACGCGCAGGACGAGCTCGGGTGCGACGGCGCAGCAGCCCGCGACGACGGTGATCGTCGCGAGCGCGACCGCGAGCGCGACTGCAAGCACGTTCGTCGCGGGCCGTCCGCTGGCGGCGCGCACGGCGACGTGCGGCAAGAGCACCGTCGGCAGAAACGCGATCGCCGCGAAGATCACGCGCCCGCCGAGGGCGGCGGCGCCGTAGAGCCCGGCGTCGAGCGGATCGAGGAAATGTCGTGCGAGCACGACGTCGTAGAACATCAGCACGACGATTCCGAACGCCGACGTTCCGGTCGCGCCGGCCGTCGCGATCATCCGCCGCAGATCGAGGTGCACGGCGACGCCGATCGCGCGGAACCGCCGGCGCAGCAGCAGCTCCCCGTAGAGCAGCGCGGCGACGACCGAGCCGAGCAGCGAAAGGATGCTCCCGAGCGCGCCGGCCGCGTGGACGAGCGGGATCAGCAGGACGGTCCGCGACGCGTCGATCAGATTCGAGACCGCGAACGACCGAAACGCGCCGAACCCTTGAAACACGCCGCGCTGGAGGAGCAGCGCGAAGCCCACGCCGGCGGTGACGCCGGCGGCGCTCACCAGCTCGGTACGGTCGAGGTGGAGGTATGCGGCGACCAGCTGCTGCGCGAGGAGCGTGGCGAGGGCGATCGCGAGCGCGATCAGCAGCGCGCCGCGCGTGAGCGCGCGGGAGAACGACGCCATCGGTTCGGCCGCGCCGGCGGCGCGCAGGTCGGCGGCCAACTTCGCGGTCACCGTCTGCCCGATCGTCCCCGCGCCGAACACGACCAGCACCAGCGAGATGAGCGACATCACGGCGCCGTAGTCGCGCACCGAGAGCAGCCGCCCCATCAGCATGTAGAACAGATAGTACGAGACGTTCGCCAGCACGCTCGCGCCGAAGACGAGCGCGCCGCTGCGCGTGAAGTCGCTCGCCGCGGCGCGGCGCAGCAGAGCCTTCAGAGCGGCGGCCCCGAGCGCGCTGCGGCCTCCGGCACGGGAGTCTCTCCGGTGCGGGTCTCGATCTGCGGCACGGCGGGCTTCGTGCGCGGCGCCCACACGTACTTCGAGGCACGCCGGCTCGCGATCTCGAGCAGCGTGTGCAGCACCGAGAGAACGTTCGGCAGCGTCAGCGCGTTCGACTTTCCTTGGCGTTTCTCGAACGTCTTGATCGGAATCTGCTTGTAGCTGAACCCGAGCGCGAGCACGATGCACAGGATCTCGGCCTGAAACCCGAACCCGCGCGTGTTCGTGTGCCAGCGCATCACCGCGTGGCGTGGCAGCACGGGAACGCCGTTGTAGTAGTGAATCCGGTTGCCGCTGATCATGTTCACCAGGAAGGTGAAGACCGTCGAGAGGACGCGCCGGGTGATGCTGCGGCCGTGGTTCGGAACGTAGTACGGGATGATGCAGTCCGCTTCGCCGATCGTGCGCAGCACGGCGACGACGCTGTCCCGCGGCTCTCCGAAATCGCCGGGGATCAGCCGGTAGTACTTTCCTTTTCCGACGAACGCGCCGTCGACGTAGTTCTGCGCGAAGCCCTTGTTCTTCTTGTTGGCGCGCAGGACGATGTTGTCGTCGGGGTGCTCGGCGATGTACTGCCGGACGACCTCCCGCGAGCGGTCGCGCGAGCCGTCGTCGATGACGATCACCTCGTAGCTGATCCCCACCTCTTTGCTGGCCGCGAGCAGCATGTCGAGCGTGTCGACGATGTAGTCCGCCTCGTTATAGCAGGAGACGGCGAAGGTGAGCTCGAGCGGCGCGTCGGCGTACGGCGCGGTGACGGAGGCGGCGTCGCGGATGCGCGCGGCGGCCGGCGTCATCGTGACGTCGGCCTCCCAAAAGGACCGGAACGCGCTCTCGCTCATGGTGGTGATCTCGATCTCCGTGGGCAGGTATTGTTGTTACGGCTGGTGGGCGTAGACGAGCGGCCGGCCGGAAAGATCCTCCCATTCGCGCTCGACCCAATCGACGACGCCCTCGACCCCGCTTCGCAGTGGGACGCGCGCGGCCCAGCCGAGCTCGCGCGCGATCTTCGTCGCGTCGATCACGAGCCCGGCTTGCTGCTCGCGCCGATCCTCCACCTCTCGCGTGCAGGTTTCGAAATCCTTGCCGAGCCGCTCGCAGACGAGCCCGACGATCTCGCGCACGCTCGCAAGCTCCGGCGGCGCGACGTTGTACGTTTGGCCGGTCCCGCCGCGCTCGAGGACCGCCAACATCGCGTGCGAGGCGTCGCGCACGTGCAGGTACTGCTTGAGCGCTCGCCCGCCGCCGTGCAGGTCGATCCAGCCGCCGAGCTTCAGCGCGATCGCCGACTTCGGGACGATGCGGTACGGCTGCTGGTAGGGACCGTAGAGGTTCGGCGGGCGCACGATCTGCGCCGGGAAGCCGCTCGCGCCATGATACGCGAGCAGCAACTGGTCGAACGCCGCCTTCGAGACACCGTACGGCGTCGCCGGCGCGGGCGGCGACGCTTCGGTGTGGGGCGGCCCGCCGGCGGCGTAGACGCTCGAGGTCGAGACCTGCAGGAACCGGCGCACGTACGGGTGCCGGTTCAGCCGGTCGACGAGCGCGGCGAGCGCGGCGCAGTTGGTGCGAAAGTAGTCCTCCGGGTGCGCCCAGCTGGCGGCGAGCTCGCCCTGCGCCGCGAAGTTCACCACCCAGTCGGGCCCGAAGGCGTCGAGCGCCGCGCCGATCTCCGCCGGATCGCGGTTCAGGTCGAGCTGCCGGTAGGCGAAGCGGTCGCGTGGTCGCGCGCGGTACGCGCACGACGTTTTCTCGGGGGAGCGGCTGATCGCTAGGACGTCGTGCGCGCCCGTGCCGAGCAGCAGATCGATGAAGTCGCCGCCCGCAAACGAGTTGCCCCCCAGGACGGTGACCCGCACCGGCGCTATTTCAAGCCGGCGAGCTGCATCGTCTTGATGTTGAAGTAGCGCGGGTCGTTCATCGGGTCGGGGATGAGCCCGCGCTCGAACGCCGAGACGAGGTCGCGCACCGCGGTCGCGATGTCGCGCTTGGCCTCGAAGCCGAGCTCGCGCTTGATCAAGTCCGAGTTGATGCGGTACGAGCGCAGGTCGTTCGTCGGCTCGACGTTGATCGTCACGTCCGGGCCGACGACGTCGCGCGTCGTCTCGGCGATCTGGCCGATCGTCTGGTTGTAGTAGCCCGCGTTGTAGATCTTGCCGTCGACCAGCTCGCTCGGGAGCGAGACGGTCTGCACGTACAGGTCCGTCATGTCCTCGATGTGGATGTTCGGGCGCACCTGCGAGCCGCCGAAGACGCGGATCGCGCGGTTGTTCACCGCGTGGTTCGTCATGATGTTCACCGACAGGTCGAGCCGCAGGCGCGGCGCGTAGCCGCAGACCGTCGCGGGGCGCAGGATCAGCGTCTCGAAGCCTTTTTCTCGCGCGTCCGTCAGCAGCTCTTCGCACATCGCCTTGAACTTCGAGTAGTCGGTCAGCGGCTCCAGGCTCAGGTTCTCGGTGACGTGCTCTTCCTGCTTGACGCCGTAGACGCTCGACGAGGAGGCATAGACGAAGCGGGTCACGCCCGCGTCCTTCGACGCGCGAACGAGGCCGGGGAAGCAGTCGTAGTTGATCGACTTGCCGAGATCCGGGTCGAGCTCGAAGCTGGGGTCGTTCGAGATGCAGGCGAGGTGGATCACCGTGTCGGCGCCGGCGACGGCGCGCTCGACCGCCGCGGGATCACGCAGGTCGCCGCGAATCTCGGTGAGGTTCGGGTTGCCGCGGACCGGCGCCAAGCCTTGCTCACCGTAGAGGTACAGGTCGAAGACGACGACCTCGTAGCCCGCGTCGAGCAGCTTGGGGACGAGCCGGCTTCCGACGTAGCCGGCCCCGCCCGTGACCATGACCTTGCGCGCCTTGCGATCCACGATTGATTCCGCGTTTCCTTTACTTGAGCAGCGAGTCGATGAACTTGTACGTCGCAACGCGGTCGACCGCACTGCGGTTGCCGACGATCTGGGCGGCTTGCGCGCCGACGACGTTGGCAACGAAGACGATCATCTTGCCGGGGAGTCCCGCCGCGGCCATCGGCGCGGTCCACGAGAGCACGGCGTCGCCGGTGCCGACGCGGTCGGTCACGCTGCGCGCGAAGGCCGGCCCGCTCGACCAGCCTTCGCCGGTGCGGTAGAACAGCGCGCCGCGCTTGCCGCGCGTGACCAGCGTGTTCTGCGAGCGCAGGCGCTCGGCGACCGCCGTGATCAGTGGCTCGATCTCGCCGATCCGCGCGCGCGAGTCGGAGCGCAGCTCGCCCTCGTTCGTGCAGACGAAGTCCGCGCGCGAGTAGCGCGAGAGCGTGTGGTAGCCGATGTTGGCGGCATTCTGCTGCGTGTTGACCGCCAGGAACTTCGCGCTGCGCTGGACCGTCTCGATCGCCTGCGGGGTGAAGATGCCGTGGCCGAAGTCCGCCACGACGACGAGGTCGTAGCCCGCGGCGATCGACTCCAGGTGCGCGCGGAAGCGCGCCGCGTCCTCGTCGCACAGGAACTCGTCGTTGAAGATGTACACCTCGAACAGCTTCGAGAGGAGATAGCTCTCGACGTAGCGCCGCTTGACGATCGTCGGCGACTCCCGCTTGTAGAAGAAGGTCGGCCGGACGTTCGGGGCGAGCCGCTCGCGCACGAAGTCCTCGCGCGCATCGCGCGCGCCGAGGAACGTGACGAGGCTGACGTCGTCGACGAAGGCGGCGAGGTGGTTCGCGATCGCCAGCACGCCGCCGGCGAACTGCTCCTCGGAGGCGTAGCGCATCGCGAGGACCGGCTCTTTCGACGACTTCCCCATCTGGTCGACGTAGACGTACTCGTCGACGATCGCCTCGCCGACGACGAGGACGCGCATCGTGCGCAGGCTGTCCAGTGCGGCGTGGACCTGCGCAGGCGCGTACGTCGCGCGCAGCTCGGCCAGGTAGTCGTTCACCTCTTGCGAGTGCGAGGAGAGGTGGCGGTTGATGATCGCCGAGCTCGAGAAAGTGAGGTCCTCGGTGTAGTAGACCGTCCCGCCGCCGGCCTGGACCGCGGCCTCTTCCTCGCCGATCTTCCCGGTCACGTCGGCCTGATGGTCCTTGTAGTCGGGGCCCTTGGCGTAGACGTCGGGCCGCACGGCTTTGAGCAGCTCGACCGCGGTCGGCGCGTGGTTGACCGCGACGTGGTCGACGATTTCCAACGCGGCGAGCATCTTCGCGCGGTAGGCCTCGGTGAAGGCCGGCCGGTTCGGCCCCTTGTTCACGTACGCGTCGGCGGTGATGGTGACGACCAGCGCGTCGCCTTGCTTGCGCGCCTCCTCGAAGTGCAGCAGATGGCCGTAGTGGAGCAGATCGAAGACGCCGTGGCAGAGCACGACCTTCTTGCCGGCCGCCTTCATCGCGGCGACGCTCTCCGCCAACTGGTCGACGGAGACGATCTTCTCGACCGCCTGCGAGGGATCCGATACGGTCATGCTTTCGACGTCTCTCCGAGCTGCTCGAACCACACCTTGGTCGCGTCCGCGATCGACTTCGCGTCCCACAGCGGCGCGCCGCGCCAGTCCTCGATGTGCGCCAGCATGCGCCGGACGCCTTCTGCGAACGGGATCTTCGCGCGCCAGCCGAGCAGCCGCTCTGCTTTCGAGGTGTCAGCGAACGTGCAGTCCGGCTCCCCGGGGCGCTTCGGGATGTGCTCGACCTCGCCGCCGAGCAGGCGGCACAGCTCGTTCACGCTGTACGTCCCGCCCGAGCCGAGGTTCAGGATCTCCTCGCGCAGGCCGCTGTTCGCCGCCGTCACGACGCCGTCGACGATGTCGGTGACGTAGGTGAAGTCGCGCGTCTGGGTGCCGTCGCCGACGACCGTGAACGGCCGGCCTGCGAGTTTCTGCGCCAGAAAGACGCCGAAGACCGCACCGTACGTTCCCGAGGTGCGCGCGCGCGGACCGAAGACGTTGAAGAAGCGCAGCGAGACCGTCGGGATGTCGTACACCGCGCCCCAGTGCAGCGCGATCCGCTCGCCGAGATACTTCGTCAGCGCGTACGGGTACTGCGGGCGGATCGGTGCGTCTTCCGGGGTGGGGTAGACCTCCGGTATTCCGTAGCAGGACGACGACGCCGCATAGACGACGCGCTCCGCCCGGGCCGCACGCGCCGCCTCCATCACGTTGAACGTACCGGTGACGTTGGTCGTGAAGTAGTCCCCCGGCCGTTCGATGGACGGCACGATGTCGGCGAGCGCGGCGAGATGGTAGACGACGCGCGCGCCTTCGAACAGCGGCGCCAAAGCGTCCGCATCGCGGATATCCGCGCGGTGGAACCTGCAGCGCCCGGTTGCGAGCGCGTCGGCGAGGTTCGCCTCGCGCCCGACGGCCAGGTTGTCGAGCGCGACGACTTCGTGGCCGTCGGCCAGCAACCGCTCGACCAGATGGCTCCCGATGAATCCCGCGCCGCCGGTGACGAGTACCTTGCGGGCTTCGCTCATAGAGTCGCGGCGATACGGTCCCGCAGAGCGAGCGCGAGCGTGTGGTTGATGATCAAGTGCCCGTCTTCCTGATGGCAGATGCTCTCCGCCCCCACGGTGACGACGAGGTCGGCGGCCTGGCACAGCCGGCTGCCGGGCCGGCCGCACAGGCCGATGACCGTCGCGCCGATCTGCCGGGCGTAGTTCGCCGCGCGAATGACGTTCTCGGAGTTTCCCGAGCCCGAGATCGCGATTAGGATGTCGCTCGGCAGCAGCAAGTTGCGCAGCTGCTCGTAGAAGACGTCGGCGTACTCGAGGTCGTTGCCGATCGCCGTGATGTACGGCATGTTGTCGGTCAGCGCGATCGCGCGAAAGCGTGGCGCGCCCGGCAGCGTCGTCATCTTGTTGAGGTCGTTCATCATGTGTGAGGCCGTCGACGCGCTCCCGCCGTTGCCGACGATGTACGTCGTGCGTCCGGCCCGCCAGCCTTCGAACAAGCGGTCGACTACCTCGCGCACCTGGGCGCGGGAAATCGATTTGACGACCGTCTCCATCTCGTCGAGATAGGCGGTCACCCGATCGCTCGTCGTGCCGGACTCCATGATCCTCGCCTATTGGTCGCCGAGCGCCTGGATTCCCTACCACGCGCCGCGGTGCAGACGATCCCTCGCCCGTTCGTCCTCACCGCGGATGCTTCAGCCGCGGGCACGTCTTTAGTCGTACGATACGGCGAAGAGAACGCGATCGTATTTCGGCTGGGTTCCCTCGGAGCTGAAGACTTGGTGCAAGTGGGGCCAGAGCGGCGCCCTTCTGAGGATAGGCACCTCGTGGGCCCAGACGTCGACGTACGTGATGTGCCCGGCGCGCAGACGGTCGAGCGCGTCCGGCGAAACGAGCGACCACCGGCCCAGGACCGCTCTGACCGTGCCGTAGCCGTTGTAGAGATCAACGTCGCTGTACAAGTTGAGCTGCCCGAGCAGCGAGGCGTCGTACACTTTGTCGTTCGGGCCGAGATGCGCGTTGATGTACTGAAGGTCCGGGGCGCCCTGCACGGCGCCCTCGGGCGCGCCCTCGTAGAGATAGTTCCAGGCGACGAACTGGTTTCCCATCACGCCGTTCTCGGCCGAATGCCGCTGAAGGGGCAGCAAGAACCAGCTGTCCATGACGAGACACGCGACGACGACGGCGCCGAACACGGCGCGCAGCAACGCTCCGCCGAACATCGTCCAGGGTGCCGCCGCCGTCATCGCGTACGCGATCAGCACGGCGACCAGCGCGAACGGAATCTGCGCGTAGCGCGCCTCGACGTTCCCGGTGAGCCAGAGCGGCGCGCACCACAGCACCGTGAAGCCGACGATCCACGGAATCGCCGGCTGCGTTTTTCTCGCCACCCAGGCGAGCGCGATCCACACCGGCAGCGCGATCAGCCACACGGGACCGATGAGGTTGCGAAAATGGTACGGGTCCACCGTGATCGTCCACGGCAGCGCGAGCGCGGCGCCCGCCGAGAGCGCGCGATGAAACGTCCGCGACGCGACGTAGTTCCACTCCACGGCCGAGGGCGTGAGCGGGAACAGCGCGCCGAGGTACGGGTAGACCGGGTTTCCGGTCAGCGTGAAGCTCCGCACGAACGCCGGCAGCATCACGATCAACGCCGCGGCGCAATACACCGGCAGCAACGCGTAGTCGCGGCGCGGCTCGGCCGCCGCCGAGCGGCGGCGCAGCATCGCCACGATCAGCAGCACGAGCAGCGAGAAGAGCGTGAACGCGCCCGTCGACTTGACGCCGTAATTGTAGCCGGCGAACGCGCCCATCAGGACGATCCAGGCGCGCCGGCGGTCGTCGAGCCAGCGCAGAAACGCGTGGAGGGCCAGAATCCCGAACGGCGCCGTCGCCAAGTCGTTGTTCGCGGTCGTCATTCCCCACCCGACGATCGGCGTGCCCAAGAAGACGAGCGCCGCGGTCAACCCCAGCAGGTGCGAGCGGAAGTGCACGCGCGCGAACGTGACGATCACCGCCGCGGTGAAGAGCCCGCCGAGCCACGCGAACAGCTTCGCGCCGGTCGCCCCGAACAGCGCGAACAGGTCGGTGTAGAGAAACTCTTGGTATTGCGGCAGCGCGAACTGAAAGGCTGCGCGGTCGGCGGCCACGATGTTGTAGAAGCCGTGGTGCGCGGCGTAGCGCTTCGCCTCGGCGAGATGGTACATGCGCGCGTCGAACTCCACCTCGGGGCCGAGCGCGCCGAGCAGCGTCGTGATGGCGATGACGAGCAGCGCCGCGCCGATCGCCCAGCACGCGATGCGGCCGCGGTCCCAACCGCGGCGTTTGCGTTCGTGGCGGGCACGTTGCGGCCCGAGCTCGCGCACCAGCCGGAGGGTCTCCACGAACGTGAGCGCGCAGCCGGCGGCGACCATTCCCCACCCGACCGGCTTGAAAAGCAG from Candidatus Eremiobacterota bacterium encodes:
- a CDS encoding glycosyltransferase, producing MSESAFRSFWEADVTMTPAAARIRDAASVTAPYADAPLELTFAVSCYNEADYIVDTLDMLLAASKEVGISYEVIVIDDGSRDRSREVVRQYIAEHPDDNIVLRANKKNKGFAQNYVDGAFVGKGKYYRLIPGDFGEPRDSVVAVLRTIGEADCIIPYYVPNHGRSITRRVLSTVFTFLVNMISGNRIHYYNGVPVLPRHAVMRWHTNTRGFGFQAEILCIVLALGFSYKQIPIKTFEKRQGKSNALTLPNVLSVLHTLLEIASRRASKYVWAPRTKPAVPQIETRTGETPVPEAAARSGPPL
- a CDS encoding NAD-dependent epimerase/dehydratase family protein, whose translation is MRVTVLGGNSFAGGDFIDLLLGTGAHDVLAISRSPEKTSCAYRARPRDRFAYRQLDLNRDPAEIGAALDAFGPDWVVNFAAQGELAASWAHPEDYFRTNCAALAALVDRLNRHPYVRRFLQVSTSSVYAAGGPPHTEASPPAPATPYGVSKAAFDQLLLAYHGASGFPAQIVRPPNLYGPYQQPYRIVPKSAIALKLGGWIDLHGGGRALKQYLHVRDASHAMLAVLERGGTGQTYNVAPPELASVREIVGLVCERLGKDFETCTREVEDRREQQAGLVIDATKIARELGWAARVPLRSGVEGVVDWVEREWEDLSGRPLVYAHQP
- a CDS encoding NAD-dependent epimerase/dehydratase family protein, with product MVTGGAGYVGSRLVPKLLDAGYEVVVFDLYLYGEQGLAPVRGNPNLTEIRGDLRDPAAVERAVAGADTVIHLACISNDPSFELDPDLGKSINYDCFPGLVRASKDAGVTRFVYASSSSVYGVKQEEHVTENLSLEPLTDYSKFKAMCEELLTDAREKGFETLILRPATVCGYAPRLRLDLSVNIMTNHAVNNRAIRVFGGSQVRPNIHIEDMTDLYVQTVSLPSELVDGKIYNAGYYNQTIGQIAETTRDVVGPDVTINVEPTNDLRSYRINSDLIKRELGFEAKRDIATAVRDLVSAFERGLIPDPMNDPRYFNIKTMQLAGLK
- a CDS encoding adenylyltransferase/cytidyltransferase family protein, whose translation is MTVSDPSQAVEKIVSVDQLAESVAAMKAAGKKVVLCHGVFDLLHYGHLLHFEEARKQGDALVVTITADAYVNKGPNRPAFTEAYRAKMLAALEIVDHVAVNHAPTAVELLKAVRPDVYAKGPDYKDHQADVTGKIGEEEAAVQAGGGTVYYTEDLTFSSSAIINRHLSSHSQEVNDYLAELRATYAPAQVHAALDSLRTMRVLVVGEAIVDEYVYVDQMGKSSKEPVLAMRYASEEQFAGGVLAIANHLAAFVDDVSLVTFLGARDAREDFVRERLAPNVRPTFFYKRESPTIVKRRYVESYLLSKLFEVYIFNDEFLCDEDAARFRAHLESIAAGYDLVVVADFGHGIFTPQAIETVQRSAKFLAVNTQQNAANIGYHTLSRYSRADFVCTNEGELRSDSRARIGEIEPLITAVAERLRSQNTLVTRGKRGALFYRTGEGWSSGPAFARSVTDRVGTGDAVLSWTAPMAAAGLPGKMIVFVANVVGAQAAQIVGNRSAVDRVATYKFIDSLLK
- a CDS encoding SDR family oxidoreductase; protein product: MSEARKVLVTGGAGFIGSHLVERLLADGHEVVALDNLAVGREANLADALATGRCRFHRADIRDADALAPLFEGARVVYHLAALADIVPSIERPGDYFTTNVTGTFNVMEAARAARAERVVYAASSSCYGIPEVYPTPEDAPIRPQYPYALTKYLGERIALHWGAVYDIPTVSLRFFNVFGPRARTSGTYGAVFGVFLAQKLAGRPFTVVGDGTQTRDFTYVTDIVDGVVTAANSGLREEILNLGSGGTYSVNELCRLLGGEVEHIPKRPGEPDCTFADTSKAERLLGWRAKIPFAEGVRRMLAHIEDWRGAPLWDAKSIADATKVWFEQLGETSKA
- a CDS encoding SIS domain-containing protein, with protein sequence MESGTTSDRVTAYLDEMETVVKSISRAQVREVVDRLFEGWRAGRTTYIVGNGGSASTASHMMNDLNKMTTLPGAPRFRAIALTDNMPYITAIGNDLEYADVFYEQLRNLLLPSDILIAISGSGNSENVIRAANYARQIGATVIGLCGRPGSRLCQAADLVVTVGAESICHQEDGHLIINHTLALALRDRIAATL
- a CDS encoding glycosyltransferase family 39 protein, with translation MLAFLLWALAVCAAVFDVGDPAARALVADRFARVPLIVTHVPAGITVLAGVVLFALAVLGPGLAVLRCFRVEWRDRFERLVFALAAGLIVATVVTFLVGSAGLLFKPVGWGMVAAGCALTFVETLRLVRELGPQRARHERKRRGWDRGRIACWAIGAALLVIAITTLLGALGPEVEFDARMYHLAEAKRYAAHHGFYNIVAADRAAFQFALPQYQEFLYTDLFALFGATGAKLFAWLGGLFTAAVIVTFARVHFRSHLLGLTAALVFLGTPIVGWGMTTANNDLATAPFGILALHAFLRWLDDRRRAWIVLMGAFAGYNYGVKSTGAFTLFSLLVLLIVAMLRRRSAAAEPRRDYALLPVYCAAALIVMLPAFVRSFTLTGNPVYPYLGALFPLTPSAVEWNYVASRTFHRALSAGAALALPWTITVDPYHFRNLIGPVWLIALPVWIALAWVARKTQPAIPWIVGFTVLWCAPLWLTGNVEARYAQIPFALVAVLIAYAMTAAAPWTMFGGALLRAVFGAVVVACLVMDSWFLLPLQRHSAENGVMGNQFVAWNYLYEGAPEGAVQGAPDLQYINAHLGPNDKVYDASLLGQLNLYSDVDLYNGYGTVRAVLGRWSLVSPDALDRLRAGHITYVDVWAHEVPILRRAPLWPHLHQVFSSEGTQPKYDRVLFAVSYD